The following coding sequences lie in one Antricoccus suffuscus genomic window:
- a CDS encoding acyl carrier protein, giving the protein MDADVRSVLSAHGRLPIDVDTLSADADLYRAGLTSHASVNVMLALEDTFDVEFPDSMLRKSTFESITAITAALTQLGAATPSRV; this is encoded by the coding sequence ATGGACGCGGACGTCCGATCAGTGCTTTCTGCACACGGGCGGCTGCCCATCGACGTCGACACGTTATCGGCCGACGCAGATCTATACCGGGCGGGGTTGACGTCGCACGCGAGCGTTAATGTCATGCTCGCGCTTGAAGACACGTTCGATGTGGAGTTTCCGGACTCCATGCTCCGCAAGAGCACATTCGAATCCATCACGGCCATCACCGCCGCGCTCACCCAACTCGGGGCCGCAACCCCGTCGCGCGTGTAG
- a CDS encoding serine hydrolase domain-containing protein, with the protein MADIIGDCDARFEPVRGVVGDLIDKGEDVGTSVTVLIEGKPVIDIWGGWVDEQKSAPWGRDTITNVWSTTKTMTALCALMLIDRGQLDPDAPVAKYWPEFAQNGKDNVLVRHLMSHTSGVSGWDQPVEVADIYDWDKSTGMLAAQGPWWEPGTASGYHAIDFGHLIGEVIRRVTGKKLGEFFADEVAGPLGADFFIGLPDSEFSRVSNVIPPPPLPIPEGIPMDSVMMKTFSGPAPDASDSWTPEWRRADIGGANGHGNARSVARAQSVIVNGGEVDGVRLLSKDTIDLIFKEQSNGVDQVLGVPIRFGIGYGLEVSEQPYIPVGRVCFWGGWGGSVIINDLERNLTISYMMNKMSPGLVGSVSSEAIVKAVYAALD; encoded by the coding sequence ATGGCAGATATCATTGGGGACTGCGATGCTCGGTTCGAGCCGGTGCGTGGGGTTGTCGGCGATTTAATCGACAAAGGCGAGGACGTCGGTACGTCGGTCACGGTGCTGATTGAGGGCAAACCGGTCATCGACATCTGGGGCGGCTGGGTCGATGAACAGAAGTCCGCGCCGTGGGGCCGGGACACGATCACCAACGTGTGGTCGACAACGAAGACGATGACGGCGCTGTGCGCGCTGATGCTGATCGACCGAGGCCAGCTCGACCCGGACGCCCCGGTCGCGAAATACTGGCCGGAGTTCGCGCAAAACGGCAAGGACAACGTGCTGGTGCGGCACCTGATGTCGCACACGTCCGGGGTGTCGGGATGGGACCAGCCGGTCGAGGTCGCGGACATCTATGACTGGGACAAGTCGACCGGAATGCTTGCGGCGCAGGGACCCTGGTGGGAGCCGGGTACGGCATCGGGGTACCACGCAATCGACTTCGGGCACCTTATTGGTGAGGTCATCCGTCGGGTCACCGGCAAGAAGCTCGGCGAGTTCTTCGCCGACGAGGTCGCCGGGCCGCTCGGCGCGGACTTCTTCATCGGGCTGCCGGATTCGGAGTTTTCTCGGGTATCCAACGTGATCCCGCCCCCGCCATTGCCGATCCCCGAGGGGATCCCGATGGACAGTGTCATGATGAAGACGTTCAGCGGACCGGCGCCGGACGCGTCGGACTCGTGGACTCCCGAGTGGCGCCGCGCAGATATCGGGGGAGCGAACGGTCACGGCAATGCCCGCTCGGTTGCGCGAGCCCAGTCGGTGATAGTCAATGGCGGCGAGGTGGACGGCGTACGGCTGCTGTCCAAGGACACGATCGACCTGATCTTCAAGGAGCAGTCCAACGGCGTCGACCAGGTCCTCGGCGTACCGATCCGGTTCGGCATCGGTTACGGCCTCGAGGTCTCCGAGCAGCCCTACATTCCCGTGGGTCGGGTATGTTTCTGGGGAGGCTGGGGCGGTTCGGTGATCATCAATGATCTTGAGCGCAACTTGACGATCAGCTACATGATGAACAAGATGTCGCCTGGCCTCGTCGGCAGCGTCTCCAGCGAAGCAATCGTGAAGGCCGTCTACGCCGCCCTCGATTAA
- a CDS encoding UDP-glucose/GDP-mannose dehydrogenase family protein, translating to MQGSHSQCSGGHEMRLSVIGCGYLGAVHAASMAKLGHEVVGIDIDQNRIDTLSAGQAPFYEPGLPEVLNEALASGRLRFSTDMASARDADVHFLCVGTPQKAGEYAADLTYVDSAIDALIPYLGEGALVVGKSTVPVGTAARLDIAIREAQPSAMLAWNPEFLREGFAVKDTLHPDRLVYGLPVGYAHTIAKAMLDEVYAATIKDGTPVVQTDFVTAELVKVAANSFLATKISFINAMAELCEITGGDVTQLADAIGHDKRIGRRFLNAGVGFGGGCLPKDIRAFMARAAELGASEPLSFLREVDAINERRRHRMVELTIEECGGSIRGKRIAVLGAAFKPDSDDVRNSPALDIAAALQAGGATVIVTDPQALDNAARVQPTLTYAKPIYEAVLNADAVLLLTEWSEYRELDPDSLAQLVRNRCILDGRNVLDPAVWRAAGWSYRALGRASANGALSLATV from the coding sequence ATGCAAGGCAGCCATTCTCAATGTTCGGGGGGACATGAAATGAGGCTTTCTGTAATAGGTTGCGGTTATCTGGGGGCAGTGCACGCAGCGTCCATGGCAAAACTGGGCCACGAAGTCGTTGGTATCGACATCGATCAGAATCGGATCGATACCTTAAGCGCAGGCCAGGCGCCATTTTACGAACCGGGTCTGCCCGAGGTGCTCAACGAAGCGCTCGCATCCGGTCGACTCAGGTTCAGCACCGACATGGCCAGCGCGCGTGATGCGGACGTGCATTTCTTATGTGTCGGTACGCCGCAAAAGGCGGGCGAATACGCCGCGGACCTGACTTACGTGGACAGCGCGATCGATGCGCTTATCCCATACCTTGGCGAGGGCGCGCTAGTCGTCGGTAAGTCGACGGTGCCGGTAGGCACGGCGGCGCGGTTGGATATTGCCATTCGAGAAGCACAGCCGTCGGCGATGCTCGCTTGGAATCCGGAGTTCCTGCGCGAAGGTTTCGCGGTAAAGGACACGCTGCACCCAGACCGGCTCGTCTACGGACTGCCAGTTGGATATGCCCACACCATCGCGAAGGCGATGCTAGACGAGGTCTATGCGGCCACGATCAAGGACGGGACACCCGTAGTGCAGACCGACTTCGTGACAGCCGAACTCGTCAAGGTAGCCGCGAACTCGTTCCTCGCCACCAAGATCTCCTTCATCAACGCGATGGCGGAATTGTGCGAGATCACTGGCGGTGACGTCACGCAGCTCGCTGATGCTATTGGACACGACAAGCGCATCGGTCGGCGGTTCCTCAACGCCGGAGTCGGGTTCGGCGGTGGATGCCTTCCGAAGGACATCCGCGCGTTCATGGCAAGAGCAGCGGAGCTCGGCGCGTCCGAGCCACTGTCATTCCTTCGGGAAGTCGATGCGATCAACGAACGGCGTCGCCATCGGATGGTTGAGCTGACAATCGAAGAGTGCGGCGGTTCTATTCGTGGAAAGCGAATCGCAGTGCTGGGTGCTGCGTTCAAGCCGGATAGTGACGATGTACGTAACTCTCCCGCTCTCGACATTGCCGCGGCGCTGCAGGCCGGCGGCGCGACAGTCATTGTCACTGATCCACAGGCGTTGGATAATGCTGCTCGGGTCCAGCCAACGTTGACTTACGCGAAGCCGATTTACGAAGCAGTGCTGAACGCGGATGCGGTGTTGTTGCTGACCGAATGGTCCGAGTATCGAGAGCTGGATCCCGATTCCCTCGCTCAGCTCGTGCGAAATCGCTGCATTCTCGACGGCCGGAATGTGCTGGATCCAGCGGTGTGGCGGGCCGCAGGGTGGAGTTATCGGGCACTTGGACGTGCGAGTGCGAATGGCGCTTTATCGCTCGCGACCGTTTAG
- the wecB gene encoding non-hydrolyzing UDP-N-acetylglucosamine 2-epimerase encodes MLRVMTIYGTRPEAIKMAPLVEALARQDDIEPIVAVTGQHREMLDQVNAIFNITPDHDLDLMQPGATLTQITTRALERINEMLVQSRPDAVVVQGDTTTAFAGALAAFYEQIPVVHLEAGLRTGNMRSPFPEEMNRRLTSPIAALHLAPTAISKANLLAENIDESIVPVIGNTVIDALHWTVDQQIDLSDPAIEKIVSSGRRILLITTHRRESWGAKMRETMNAVAQIARAEPDLAIVLPMHRNPIVRDVVVPILGELDNVVLTEPMAYGEFARLIAASTVILTDSGGVQEEAPSLGKPVLVMRDTTERPEAVTAGTVRLVGTDGPLIVESVLELLRDEAAYKEMANAVNPYGDGKGAPRAAAAIAQMLDVGERLPDFVVE; translated from the coding sequence ATGTTGCGTGTGATGACGATCTACGGGACCCGTCCCGAGGCGATCAAGATGGCGCCACTGGTCGAGGCCCTCGCCCGTCAGGATGACATCGAGCCGATCGTCGCGGTCACCGGGCAGCACCGCGAAATGCTCGACCAAGTCAACGCCATCTTCAACATCACCCCCGACCACGACCTCGACCTGATGCAGCCCGGCGCCACCCTCACTCAGATCACCACTCGGGCGTTGGAGCGCATCAACGAGATGCTCGTTCAGTCCCGCCCGGACGCGGTCGTCGTACAGGGCGACACGACGACCGCGTTCGCCGGTGCGCTGGCTGCATTTTACGAACAGATCCCCGTTGTCCATCTCGAGGCGGGCCTGCGCACCGGAAACATGCGCTCCCCGTTCCCGGAAGAGATGAACCGGCGCCTCACGTCCCCCATCGCCGCCCTGCACCTCGCGCCGACCGCGATCTCCAAAGCGAACCTGCTCGCCGAGAACATTGACGAGTCCATCGTGCCGGTCATCGGCAACACTGTGATCGATGCCCTGCACTGGACCGTCGACCAACAGATCGATTTATCCGACCCCGCGATCGAAAAGATCGTGTCGAGCGGCCGGCGGATCCTGCTGATCACCACCCACCGCCGCGAGTCGTGGGGCGCGAAGATGCGCGAGACCATGAACGCCGTCGCGCAGATCGCCCGCGCCGAACCCGACCTCGCGATCGTGCTGCCGATGCACCGTAACCCCATCGTGCGCGACGTGGTCGTGCCCATCCTGGGCGAGCTGGACAACGTCGTACTGACCGAGCCGATGGCGTACGGCGAGTTCGCGCGGCTGATCGCCGCCTCGACGGTCATTCTCACCGACTCGGGCGGGGTGCAGGAGGAGGCACCCAGCCTCGGCAAGCCGGTGCTGGTCATGCGTGACACCACCGAACGCCCCGAGGCCGTGACCGCCGGGACCGTGCGGCTCGTCGGGACCGACGGGCCGCTGATCGTCGAATCGGTACTTGAGTTGCTGCGGGATGAGGCGGCATATAAGGAGATGGCGAACGCTGTGAACCCTTATGGTGACGGCAAAGGCGCTCCCCGCGCAGCCGCTGCGATCGCGCAGATGCTCGACGTCGGGGAACGGCTACCGGACTTCGTAGTGGAGTAG
- a CDS encoding carboxymuconolactone decarboxylase family protein translates to MTESPRVLPVPPEERTEQQQQLMKDAGKEYRVFSTMIRHPEVFGAYLPLGSRLLGKSMLTGREREILILRAAYGARADYEWGHHARIGSKAGIEDEVIAQLGTETPALDPSDALLVTAADELLTDHRIGEQTWTALAERFDEKQIIEICMLVGSYVMLGGALNSMQVQLEDGFPIAPWL, encoded by the coding sequence ATGACCGAATCGCCTCGCGTCCTCCCAGTCCCGCCGGAGGAACGCACCGAGCAGCAGCAGCAGCTGATGAAGGACGCCGGCAAGGAATACCGCGTATTTAGCACGATGATCCGCCATCCCGAGGTGTTCGGCGCCTACCTGCCGCTCGGGTCGCGGCTGCTCGGCAAGTCGATGCTGACCGGTCGTGAGCGGGAGATCCTGATCCTGCGCGCGGCGTACGGCGCCCGCGCGGACTACGAATGGGGCCACCACGCCCGGATCGGCAGCAAGGCAGGGATCGAGGACGAGGTGATCGCGCAGTTGGGCACCGAAACGCCGGCGCTCGACCCGAGCGATGCGCTGCTGGTGACCGCCGCGGACGAGTTGCTCACGGACCACCGGATCGGCGAGCAGACGTGGACTGCGCTGGCCGAACGGTTCGACGAGAAGCAGATTATCGAGATCTGCATGCTGGTCGGTTCCTACGTGATGCTCGGCGGCGCGCTCAATTCGATGCAGGTGCAATTGGAGGACGGATTCCCCATCGCTCCCTGGCTTTAG
- a CDS encoding glycosyl hydrolase 2 galactose-binding domain-containing protein, translating into MVTWIPIEVPGTAAAALRAAGRPFRDRDYDDEDWWFRAQLSRPHGPGPWVLEFGGLATIADVWLNDEHLLHSENMFQTHRLDIEELADGNELLIRCAALHPLLSKRKPRPRWKVARLQHRGLRWIRTTLLGRLEGWPHTPPPVGPWRDLRLSERAKIDLVERDLHARCHPDGPGGSVTVDLTLRGVLADGPAHLVVGDHSVQLDLHLLDSDDGRLWQVSGEIALPEVEHWWPHTHGEQPLYSVALEIDGSRIDLGRVGFRTIEADRHDDGLTLIVNGTPIFARGACWTPMDPISFTATHGDQRRGLLQLRDANLNVVRVSGETIYEDDAFLDLCDELGLLLWQDCMLAFYDPPDDPDWAGSFTTEIDQQLTRLQGRPCVTVISGGSEIEQQATYAGRGGIDTITALDALIPEALHKRLPQVPYLPSSPTGGDIPTRPDTGVAHYYGVGAYLRELDDARRSGVRFAAECLAFATPSEPRTIDEVYGGPSSAGHHPEWKRSVYRDAGASWDFEDVRNHYTRLLFGVDPDQIRYYDADRALELGRATVAELFTATMSEWRRTSSPMAGAIIFHLRDLVAGAGLGIVDALGQPKAPWHVLRRLMAPVAVALTDEGLNGLAAHLVNDTGQTFNGVLRAELFTNGELCVDSAEIPINIGRRDGLTVTIDSMFTGFRDLTWAHKFGPIAYDVIGVTLLNADSDPVSSAVHLPGGPARDREPDLGLTSSLAQSGSEDWHVEVESRRFAQWVSLDVPGWNPDDSWFHLLPGQRRDIALHPTEAAPSKPTGYIRALNSAATKRFTA; encoded by the coding sequence ATGGTCACTTGGATCCCAATCGAAGTACCGGGCACGGCTGCGGCCGCGTTGAGAGCGGCTGGCAGACCATTTCGCGATCGCGACTACGACGACGAGGACTGGTGGTTTCGCGCCCAGCTCTCGCGCCCGCACGGCCCCGGTCCATGGGTCCTCGAGTTCGGCGGGCTTGCGACCATCGCGGACGTGTGGCTCAACGACGAGCATCTACTGCACTCCGAAAACATGTTCCAGACTCATCGCCTAGATATCGAGGAACTCGCTGATGGCAACGAACTACTTATCCGGTGCGCGGCGCTCCATCCTTTGCTGTCTAAGCGAAAGCCGCGCCCACGATGGAAAGTCGCGCGACTCCAACATCGCGGGCTGCGCTGGATCAGGACGACTCTGCTCGGCCGGCTGGAAGGCTGGCCGCACACTCCTCCACCCGTCGGACCGTGGCGCGACCTACGACTCAGCGAACGCGCGAAGATCGACCTGGTGGAGCGAGACCTGCACGCCCGATGTCACCCCGACGGACCGGGCGGATCGGTCACCGTCGACCTCACACTGCGCGGCGTGCTCGCGGATGGTCCAGCACACCTTGTCGTCGGCGATCACAGTGTGCAGTTGGACCTACACTTGCTCGACAGCGACGACGGTCGACTCTGGCAAGTTTCTGGGGAAATTGCGCTGCCTGAGGTCGAGCACTGGTGGCCGCACACACACGGCGAGCAACCGCTGTATTCAGTTGCACTTGAGATCGACGGCTCACGAATCGACCTCGGTCGAGTGGGATTCCGGACCATCGAAGCGGACCGCCACGATGACGGCTTGACGCTGATCGTCAACGGCACTCCCATCTTCGCCCGCGGCGCTTGCTGGACACCGATGGACCCGATAAGTTTCACTGCCACGCATGGAGATCAGCGTCGCGGTCTATTGCAACTGCGCGACGCCAACCTTAATGTTGTCCGAGTCAGCGGCGAAACCATCTACGAGGACGACGCCTTTCTCGATCTCTGTGACGAACTCGGCCTACTCCTGTGGCAGGACTGCATGCTCGCGTTCTACGACCCACCAGACGATCCCGACTGGGCCGGCTCCTTCACCACCGAGATCGACCAGCAGCTGACCCGACTACAAGGACGACCCTGTGTCACTGTAATCAGTGGCGGCAGCGAGATCGAGCAACAGGCGACGTACGCCGGCCGTGGCGGTATCGACACCATCACCGCCCTCGACGCGCTCATCCCCGAGGCGCTTCATAAGCGGCTGCCTCAGGTGCCCTATCTCCCATCCAGCCCGACCGGTGGCGACATCCCGACCCGACCAGACACGGGAGTGGCGCACTACTACGGTGTGGGTGCCTATCTGCGTGAGCTCGACGATGCGCGTCGATCGGGGGTTCGTTTCGCCGCAGAGTGCCTTGCCTTCGCGACACCGTCCGAGCCGCGGACAATCGACGAGGTGTACGGCGGACCGAGCTCCGCCGGCCACCATCCCGAATGGAAGCGTTCCGTCTATCGGGACGCGGGTGCGTCGTGGGACTTCGAGGACGTGCGCAACCACTACACGCGGTTGTTGTTCGGCGTCGATCCCGACCAGATCCGCTACTACGACGCAGATCGAGCGCTTGAACTCGGACGAGCGACCGTGGCCGAGCTCTTCACCGCGACAATGTCGGAGTGGCGCCGCACGTCATCTCCGATGGCCGGCGCCATCATCTTCCATCTCCGCGATCTCGTCGCGGGCGCTGGGTTAGGCATTGTCGACGCCCTCGGGCAACCTAAGGCTCCGTGGCACGTACTGCGACGGCTTATGGCACCGGTCGCTGTAGCACTTACCGACGAGGGGCTCAACGGCCTGGCCGCACACCTCGTAAATGACACCGGCCAGACATTCAACGGGGTTCTCCGTGCAGAGTTATTTACGAACGGCGAGTTGTGCGTAGACAGTGCTGAGATACCGATCAACATAGGTCGACGCGACGGCCTCACGGTCACAATTGATTCCATGTTCACCGGGTTTCGCGATCTCACGTGGGCGCACAAATTCGGACCAATTGCGTACGACGTCATCGGCGTCACGCTCCTAAACGCGGACAGCGATCCGGTGTCGAGCGCCGTGCACCTGCCGGGCGGGCCTGCGCGCGACCGAGAGCCAGACTTGGGCTTGACTTCTTCACTGGCACAATCCGGATCTGAAGATTGGCATGTAGAAGTCGAATCGCGCCGATTCGCCCAGTGGGTCTCACTGGACGTACCGGGCTGGAACCCCGATGACTCGTGGTTTCACCTACTTCCCGGCCAAAGACGCGATATCGCCCTGCACCCTACCGAAGCCGCGCCCAGCAAGCCGACCGGATACATTAGGGCGCTCAACTCGGCTGCGACCAAACGCTTTACAGCGTGA
- a CDS encoding acyl-CoA dehydrogenase family protein — MSVISEEQGTQAIQPIVAAAQRIGVEVAAPAAEDVDARSRFPQEAIDAMRDAGLLRALIPVELGGLGCTLKEVASAVTELGRHCSSAAMVYAMHQIQVACLVRHARSPQLLDFIRDVADRGLLLASATTEVGIGGDVRSSTCAVLGQNGQFELTKQAPVISYGQYADAVLATARRDPESPPNDQVLVVCRRENLQLEEKSSWDALGFRGTCSLGFILRATGPRTDIVDDPYGDISSQTMLPVSHILWSSLWLGIATAASDKARKFVQAAARKTPGTVPPNALRLAELTNVLSQLHHVVIGTRTRYAEVADDPDQTTSIGFAVSMNALKVSASTLVVDIVQRALLICGMAGYANHSPFTLGRLLRDAYGAQLMVNNDRINANNAQLLLVARES; from the coding sequence ATGTCCGTGATCTCGGAAGAGCAAGGGACACAGGCGATTCAGCCTATTGTGGCTGCAGCGCAACGCATCGGCGTCGAGGTGGCCGCGCCGGCCGCCGAGGATGTCGACGCGCGATCCCGATTCCCGCAAGAGGCAATCGATGCGATGCGCGATGCCGGGCTGCTGCGCGCCCTGATTCCCGTTGAACTGGGCGGGCTCGGCTGCACCTTGAAGGAAGTGGCCTCCGCAGTCACCGAACTCGGGCGGCACTGCTCGTCGGCCGCGATGGTCTACGCCATGCATCAAATCCAGGTCGCCTGCCTCGTCAGGCATGCGCGTTCGCCGCAACTGCTCGACTTCATCAGAGACGTGGCCGACCGCGGTTTACTGCTCGCCTCCGCGACGACCGAAGTCGGGATTGGTGGCGACGTGCGCAGTAGCACCTGCGCGGTGCTGGGTCAGAACGGACAGTTCGAGCTCACGAAGCAGGCACCGGTGATCTCCTACGGCCAGTACGCCGATGCCGTGTTGGCCACGGCCCGCCGTGACCCCGAAAGCCCGCCCAACGACCAGGTCCTGGTGGTCTGTCGCCGGGAAAACCTCCAACTCGAAGAGAAGTCGAGTTGGGACGCGCTCGGATTCCGCGGCACCTGCAGCCTCGGTTTTATCCTCCGGGCCACCGGTCCGCGCACGGACATCGTCGATGACCCGTACGGTGACATCTCCAGCCAGACCATGCTTCCGGTCTCGCACATCCTCTGGTCCTCACTTTGGCTCGGGATCGCGACCGCGGCGAGTGACAAGGCCCGTAAGTTCGTACAGGCGGCAGCCCGCAAGACACCGGGCACGGTGCCGCCAAATGCGCTACGGCTAGCCGAGCTGACCAACGTACTCAGTCAACTGCACCACGTTGTAATCGGCACGCGCACTCGCTACGCCGAGGTCGCCGACGATCCGGACCAGACCACGTCGATCGGATTCGCCGTCTCGATGAATGCACTGAAGGTCTCCGCATCCACGCTCGTCGTCGACATCGTGCAGCGCGCTTTGCTGATCTGCGGGATGGCCGGCTACGCCAACCACAGCCCGTTCACGCTCGGTCGGCTCCTGCGAGACGCGTACGGCGCGCAGCTCATGGTCAACAACGACCGGATCAACGCCAACAACGCGCAGTTGCTGCTCGTCGCCCGGGAGTCATAG
- a CDS encoding SPW repeat protein has product MTTEPQVTPQTTASMARHPDMLELRERYGRAAEEPITKGAEGLTFLAAGYVAISAWVVGFSGSAPSLTINNLIVGVATMVVVLGLVAAYERTHGMSWVVPLLGVWLIISPWVINGVTTSTGMILSNVIAGACIVVFGGGISVMSRYALKHR; this is encoded by the coding sequence ATGACCACCGAACCGCAAGTAACACCCCAGACAACCGCGTCGATGGCGCGCCATCCGGACATGCTCGAACTGCGTGAACGCTATGGCCGCGCGGCCGAAGAGCCGATCACGAAAGGCGCCGAAGGCCTGACCTTCCTCGCTGCCGGGTACGTCGCAATATCGGCCTGGGTCGTCGGATTCAGCGGCAGCGCGCCGTCACTGACGATCAACAACCTGATCGTCGGCGTCGCCACAATGGTCGTCGTACTCGGCCTCGTCGCCGCGTATGAGCGCACCCATGGCATGTCCTGGGTTGTTCCCCTGCTCGGCGTCTGGCTGATTATCTCGCCGTGGGTGATCAACGGTGTGACGACGTCGACCGGGATGATCCTCAGCAACGTGATCGCTGGGGCGTGCATCGTGGTATTCGGCGGCGGTATCAGCGTGATGAGCAGGTACGCCCTGAAGCATCGCTGA
- a CDS encoding amino acid--[acyl-carrier-protein] ligase — MAANATDTPTAQLIFRDELVNAGILARSAVDGLYHRSRTFENIVRGVEAAASAAGEGRAEPMLYFPPLMPRSVFELTDYLRSFPDLIGSVDTFVGSDRDHAALLQVADEGGDWTQALTPSEVVLCSAACHPLYPSLTGVMPTGGRTFELQGYCFRHEPSVDPARMQSFRQYEYVYVGEPDGATEHRDSWLDRGQDLLGSLKLPVDRVIANDPFFGRVGRMLAANQKETALKFEIVCPITSDQSPTAIASANCHLDHFGRPFSITTSDGEPAHSACIGFGLERIALALLKTHGLNPDRWPSGVRSRLWP; from the coding sequence ATGGCCGCGAACGCGACCGATACTCCAACTGCGCAGCTGATATTCCGCGATGAGTTAGTTAATGCTGGAATTTTGGCCCGCTCCGCAGTGGACGGTCTCTATCACCGCTCTCGTACGTTCGAAAACATCGTGCGCGGCGTCGAAGCGGCAGCGTCCGCCGCAGGCGAAGGACGCGCCGAGCCGATGCTGTACTTCCCGCCGCTGATGCCACGCAGCGTGTTCGAGCTGACTGACTACCTCCGCTCTTTTCCGGACTTAATCGGCTCTGTCGACACCTTCGTCGGCTCAGATCGTGACCATGCGGCGCTTTTACAGGTCGCCGATGAGGGTGGCGACTGGACGCAGGCGCTGACGCCTTCCGAAGTGGTGCTTTGCTCGGCGGCGTGCCACCCGCTCTACCCAAGTTTGACGGGGGTCATGCCGACGGGCGGGCGCACATTCGAGCTGCAGGGGTACTGCTTCCGGCACGAACCGAGCGTCGACCCGGCGCGGATGCAAAGCTTCCGGCAGTACGAGTACGTGTACGTCGGTGAACCCGACGGCGCCACCGAACACCGGGACAGTTGGCTGGACCGTGGCCAAGATCTGCTGGGAAGTCTGAAGCTCCCGGTGGACCGGGTGATCGCCAATGACCCCTTTTTCGGTCGGGTGGGCCGGATGCTCGCGGCGAATCAGAAAGAAACCGCGCTGAAGTTCGAGATCGTCTGCCCGATCACCTCGGACCAGTCACCGACCGCGATTGCCTCAGCGAACTGCCATCTGGACCATTTCGGGCGCCCGTTCTCCATCACCACCTCGGACGGCGAACCGGCCCATTCGGCGTGCATCGGCTTCGGTCTTGAACGAATAGCACTGGCGCTGCTGAAGACTCATGGTCTAAACCCAGACCGCTGGCCCTCGGGCGTGCGAAGCAGGTTATGGCCATGA
- a CDS encoding DUF1839 family protein, translating into MTLSLLPIDAASYQQDPLHRSDRVWTETNCYVDVWIELLHALGLDPLACAAFPISTDFEVGQWTFFKFPPEDLRAAYGIDVFEMNAWRPIIEHVAEELARGRLLTVEVDSWFLPDTRGVSYQIAHVKSTIVAQMLDVDARRLGYFHNAGYFELSGDDFDGVFRLGQHANPEGLPPYVEIIRLDRLRRKDPEQQLRSTVELLRTHLSRLPTTNPMYRFHSRLESDIDWLRSHGIEGFHAYAFGTCRQCGASAELAASFVEWLAAREPSGPGDLPKAAAAYRSIADRCKALEFGLARLARGRNIDLDGIFSQLATDWDDATTILTARYA; encoded by the coding sequence ATGACACTCTCCCTGCTGCCGATCGACGCCGCCTCATATCAACAGGATCCGCTGCATCGCAGCGACCGGGTCTGGACCGAGACGAACTGCTACGTCGACGTGTGGATCGAGCTCCTGCACGCCCTAGGCCTCGACCCGCTCGCCTGCGCGGCTTTTCCGATCAGCACCGACTTCGAGGTCGGTCAGTGGACGTTTTTCAAGTTTCCACCGGAAGACTTGCGTGCGGCCTACGGGATCGACGTATTCGAGATGAATGCATGGCGCCCGATCATCGAGCACGTCGCGGAAGAACTCGCGCGGGGGAGGCTGCTCACCGTCGAGGTCGATTCGTGGTTTCTCCCTGACACCCGCGGAGTCTCCTACCAGATAGCGCATGTCAAGTCGACGATCGTGGCACAGATGCTCGACGTCGACGCGCGCCGACTGGGCTATTTCCACAATGCGGGATATTTCGAGTTGTCTGGAGATGACTTCGATGGGGTCTTCAGACTAGGCCAGCATGCCAACCCCGAAGGGTTGCCGCCATACGTCGAGATAATTCGGCTCGATCGACTACGCCGCAAGGATCCAGAACAGCAACTCAGGTCGACCGTCGAGCTGCTGCGCACGCACCTAAGCAGGTTGCCAACCACCAACCCGATGTACCGATTCCATTCGCGACTGGAGTCCGATATCGATTGGCTTCGCTCCCATGGGATCGAAGGTTTCCACGCATACGCCTTCGGGACGTGCAGGCAATGCGGCGCGAGCGCCGAGCTCGCCGCATCCTTCGTCGAGTGGCTTGCCGCGCGTGAGCCAAGCGGACCGGGCGACCTGCCCAAGGCCGCCGCGGCGTACCGCTCGATTGCCGACCGCTGCAAGGCGCTCGAGTTCGGGCTGGCCCGACTCGCGCGAGGAAGGAACATCGATTTGGATGGGATCTTCAGTCAGTTGGCCACGGACTGGGATGATGCAACGACGATCTTGACCGCGCGATACGCCTAG